In one Rutidosis leptorrhynchoides isolate AG116_Rl617_1_P2 chromosome 8, CSIRO_AGI_Rlap_v1, whole genome shotgun sequence genomic region, the following are encoded:
- the LOC139864631 gene encoding uncharacterized protein, with protein MAFNGYRSTPCRRTGVKWVGQAGKGRGQQGSVKYGFTLVKGKANHPMEDYHVAKFIPHQGRGLGLFAIYDGHLGHSVPAIVKQFNAEECVQYQLDALMFNDQPLSSYSFVVNYFFFCSWQNIYVSSTVTCCSFGHNHEVKLAGFDPFERSLYFGPYFDLGQFERFRRLFHHSAYRALLNHKESQILSTLNIEENRYKQRVWIRGARPEEEETFQFTMVQRVGGFWDGYWLTESVLHDGDSFSGGVAY; from the exons ATGGCGTTTAACGGATACAGATCTACAC CTTGCAGGAGGACAGGCGTTAAATGGGTAGGGCAAGCCGGCAAGGGACGAGGTCAGCAAGGGTCTGTTAAATACGGGTTCACGTTAGTTAAAGGGAAGGCTAATCATCCAATGGAAGACTACCATGTTGCCAAATTTATTCCGCATCAAGGACGTGGGCTTGGACTATTCGCCATTTACGATGGGCATCTAGGGCATAGTGTGCCTGCAATAGTCAAACAA TTTAATGCGGAAGAGTGCGTTCAGTACCAACTTGATGCATTAATGTTCAACGACCAACCAC TTTCTTCTTATTCATTTGTAGTTAATTACTTTTTTTTTTGTTCGTGGCAAAATATTTATGTTTCAAGTACAGTAACGTGTTGTAGTTTTGGACATAATCATGAAGTGAAGTTAGCTGGATTTGATCCCTTTGAAAGATCTCTGTATTTTGGGCCTTATTTTGACTTAGGACAG TTTGAGCGTTTTAGACGACTTTTCCACCATTCTGCATACCGAGCTCTACTTAATCACAAGGAAAGCCAAATCTTAAGCACTTTAAATATTGAGGAG AATCGCTACAAACAAAGGGTTTGGATACGAGGAGCTCGACCTGAGGAAGAAGAAACATTTCAGTTTACCATGGTTCAG AGAGTTGGTGGGTTTTGGGATGGTTATTGGCTAACAGAATCTGTTCTTCATGATGGAGATAGCTTTTCAGGTGGGGTGGCTTATTGA